Proteins from a genomic interval of Providencia stuartii:
- a CDS encoding NAD(P)/FAD-dependent oxidoreductase, producing MKNIIIVGGGTGGTMLANILARKLNSDIFAKKIKITLVTDNPIHYYKPAFMYIAFNLFFKDELSRHERSLLRPEIDLVIDKIDAFDFKNKELKSRSGKVLNYDYLVIATGCVPRPDRIEGLKEIGHHFYAYDPARKLADQLSKIEKGRIFITVSFPETPNVPHQCGIAPMETTLMLDEFLRKRRVRDNIEIVYTYPTVSQLLRNCLFLQQPVCEAIPEIFNIKNIKSQRGFTLSKVDPDKKVAYSKEGDEQPFDILISTPPITAVEAVVNTGLSEHNNGEGWLPTDHETLQVYGTEGVYVIGDTVDLPISKAGGSCHNQAAIIADNIVGELTYGYPAAIYDGRVQAVAQMGLNAGMPLQYDYKHDVLPIPATKVGGLLRNGFNRGIYWAAIRGLV from the coding sequence ATGAAAAATATCATAATAGTTGGTGGTGGGACAGGTGGTACAATGTTAGCCAACATCTTAGCTAGGAAATTAAATAGCGATATTTTTGCTAAGAAAATAAAAATAACATTAGTTACTGATAATCCTATTCATTATTACAAACCTGCCTTTATGTATATAGCATTTAATTTGTTTTTTAAAGATGAGCTAAGTCGTCATGAGCGTTCATTATTAAGGCCAGAAATAGATTTGGTTATCGATAAAATCGATGCATTTGATTTTAAAAATAAAGAGTTAAAATCACGTAGTGGTAAAGTTTTAAATTATGATTATCTTGTTATTGCAACAGGATGTGTTCCTAGACCGGATAGAATTGAAGGATTAAAAGAAATAGGTCATCATTTTTATGCTTATGATCCCGCGAGAAAATTAGCCGATCAATTATCTAAAATTGAAAAAGGTCGGATTTTTATAACGGTATCTTTTCCTGAAACACCGAATGTCCCTCATCAATGCGGTATTGCGCCCATGGAAACAACGCTTATGCTAGATGAATTTTTACGTAAGCGGCGTGTGAGAGATAATATTGAGATTGTCTATACTTACCCTACAGTATCTCAATTATTACGTAATTGTCTTTTCCTTCAACAACCTGTTTGTGAAGCGATTCCTGAAATTTTTAATATAAAGAATATTAAATCTCAACGTGGCTTTACTTTAAGTAAAGTTGACCCAGATAAAAAGGTCGCTTATTCAAAAGAAGGTGATGAACAGCCTTTTGATATTTTAATTAGTACGCCGCCAATTACTGCGGTAGAAGCCGTCGTGAATACAGGTTTAAGTGAACATAATAATGGTGAAGGTTGGTTGCCAACTGATCATGAAACGCTACAAGTTTACGGTACGGAAGGTGTCTATGTTATTGGTGACACTGTTGATTTACCCATAAGTAAGGCGGGCGGTAGCTGCCATAATCAGGCTGCAATTATCGCTGATAATATCGTTGGCGAATTGACTTACGGTTACCCAGCGGCAATTTATGACGGCCGAGTTCAAGCTGTTGCACAAATGGGGCTAAATGCAGGGATGCCTTTACAGTACGACTATAAACATGATGTGTTGCCGATACCTGCGACTAAAGTGGGGGGATTGCTCCGAAATGGTTTCAATAGGGGAATTTATTGGGCTGCTATTCGTGGATTAGTGTAG
- a CDS encoding phosphoadenylyl-sulfate reductase → MSQLELAEVLKLDKAEQDEYLSAFNAQLEKYDAIKRIEWAMNHLPTAFVLSSSFGIQAALTLHMVTQVIPDIPVILTDTGYLFPETYRFIEELTERLRLNLHVYRSPLSPAWQEAVYGRLWEQGLSGIEQYNQINKVEPMNRALQELKAQSWFSGLRREQSASRAMLPVLNIGKGIFKVLPVIDWNNRQVHEYLTQHNLPYHPLWEQGYLSVGDTHTTRKWEPGMSEEETRFFGLKRECGLHEG, encoded by the coding sequence ATGAGCCAGCTTGAACTCGCTGAGGTATTAAAATTAGACAAAGCAGAACAAGACGAGTATTTATCTGCATTTAATGCCCAGTTAGAAAAATATGATGCTATCAAACGAATCGAATGGGCAATGAACCATTTACCTACAGCGTTTGTATTGTCATCGAGTTTTGGAATACAAGCCGCTTTAACGCTACATATGGTCACTCAAGTCATTCCTGATATTCCAGTGATCCTCACCGATACAGGGTATCTTTTCCCTGAAACCTATCGTTTTATTGAGGAATTGACGGAAAGGCTGAGGTTAAATTTGCATGTTTACCGTTCGCCATTGTCTCCTGCTTGGCAAGAGGCTGTTTATGGGCGCTTATGGGAACAAGGACTATCAGGAATCGAGCAATATAATCAAATCAATAAAGTTGAGCCGATGAACCGTGCTTTGCAGGAATTGAAAGCACAAAGCTGGTTTTCTGGATTACGTAGAGAGCAGTCGGCGAGTCGTGCTATGTTGCCAGTATTGAATATAGGTAAAGGGATATTTAAAGTCTTACCTGTTATTGATTGGAATAATCGGCAAGTACATGAGTATCTGACACAGCATAACCTACCTTATCATCCATTGTGGGAACAAGGATATTTGTCCGTGGGGGATACCCACACCACTCGAAAATGGGAACCGGGTATGAGTGAAGAAGAAACCCGCTTCTTTGGTTTAAAGAGAGAATGTGGGCTTCATGAAGGTTAA
- the megL gene encoding methionine gamma-lyase: MSLDTKNAFDTRIIHSFYNQRENKGSLIPPIYQTATYSFKDAEEGAACFSGEKEGFIYTRINNPTLDLLEKRIADLEEGEAAIVFSSGMGAITSTFWSLMNPGDELLVDMTVYGCTYSFFHHGLERFGVRVRHIDMSNLETVAQSISENTRMIFFESPANPDMRLVDIKAVSELAKKNNIMVVVDNTYCTPYLQKPITLGVDIVIHSLTKYMSGHGDVVAGAVITTKEIAKQIRLVGLKDMTGACLSPHDASLIIRGMKTLPIRMERIVKNAQRIAQYLESHPQIEFVVYPGLNSFKQYELACRQMKLPGGMIACEIKGGIESGKRFLNRLNLFSRAVSLGDCESLAQHPASMTHSTYTPEERLFYGISDGLIRLSIGLEDVNDLIADLDQALQLES; this comes from the coding sequence ATGAGCTTAGATACAAAAAATGCATTTGATACTCGTATAATACACAGCTTTTATAACCAGAGGGAAAATAAAGGTTCATTAATACCACCTATATACCAAACTGCAACCTATTCGTTTAAAGATGCAGAAGAGGGAGCAGCTTGTTTTAGTGGTGAGAAAGAAGGTTTTATCTACACAAGAATTAATAACCCAACCTTAGATTTATTAGAAAAGAGAATTGCTGATTTAGAAGAGGGAGAAGCCGCGATTGTGTTTTCTTCAGGTATGGGGGCCATTACGTCAACTTTTTGGTCTTTAATGAATCCTGGGGATGAATTGTTGGTCGATATGACTGTTTATGGTTGTACTTATTCTTTCTTTCATCACGGATTGGAACGATTTGGTGTTCGTGTGCGTCATATTGATATGAGCAACCTTGAAACTGTAGCGCAATCAATCAGCGAAAATACGCGCATGATATTCTTTGAATCACCCGCTAACCCTGATATGCGTTTAGTGGATATAAAAGCCGTCAGTGAGCTAGCTAAAAAAAATAATATCATGGTCGTCGTGGATAATACGTATTGTACCCCTTACTTACAAAAGCCAATAACATTAGGTGTTGATATTGTTATTCACTCGCTGACTAAGTACATGAGTGGCCATGGTGATGTCGTCGCTGGCGCAGTGATTACGACAAAAGAGATAGCCAAACAAATTAGGTTAGTTGGCCTAAAAGATATGACAGGGGCATGTTTATCGCCACATGATGCGAGTTTGATTATACGCGGGATGAAAACGTTACCTATTCGCATGGAGCGTATAGTGAAAAATGCTCAGCGAATCGCACAATATTTAGAATCCCATCCGCAGATTGAGTTTGTGGTCTACCCTGGTTTAAATAGCTTTAAACAGTATGAATTGGCCTGCCGGCAGATGAAGCTGCCAGGTGGGATGATAGCATGCGAAATAAAAGGTGGGATTGAATCAGGTAAGCGTTTTTTAAACCGCTTAAATCTGTTTTCTCGGGCTGTAAGTTTAGGGGATTGTGAATCTCTAGCACAGCATCCCGCCAGTATGACTCATTCGACGTATACACCTGAAGAACGGTTATTTTATGGCATTAGTGATGGCTTAATTAGATTATCGATTGGGTTGGAAGACGTTAATGATTTGATAGCAGACCTTGATCAAGCTCTGCAATTAGAAAGTTAA
- the queE gene encoding 7-carboxy-7-deazaguanine synthase QueE, giving the protein MKYPINEIFQTLQGEGVFTGVPAVFIRLQGCPVGCSWCDTKHTWDKDADKETTLGDIVVKTMDTDSWSLANSHELIALMHKQGYTAKHIVITGGEPCIYDLVPLTTELENQGYQCQIETSGTYPIQCSSQTWVTVSPKVAMKGGLQVLTESINRANEIKHPVAREKDIEELDNLLSKRTEKSAAVVALQPISQKSAATKLCIDTCIARNWRLSIQTHKYLNIA; this is encoded by the coding sequence ATGAAATACCCAATTAATGAAATTTTTCAAACGTTACAAGGGGAAGGTGTGTTTACTGGCGTTCCCGCCGTATTTATTCGCTTACAAGGCTGTCCTGTGGGATGTAGCTGGTGTGATACAAAACATACTTGGGATAAAGACGCTGACAAAGAAACAACCCTTGGCGATATCGTCGTGAAAACGATGGATACAGATTCATGGTCGTTGGCCAATAGCCATGAATTGATTGCTCTTATGCATAAGCAAGGGTATACGGCAAAACATATTGTCATTACGGGTGGCGAGCCATGTATTTATGACCTCGTACCTCTGACGACGGAATTAGAAAACCAAGGTTATCAATGCCAAATTGAAACCAGTGGTACGTATCCTATTCAATGTTCCAGTCAAACCTGGGTGACGGTGTCGCCAAAAGTGGCTATGAAAGGTGGGTTACAGGTACTGACGGAGTCAATCAATCGAGCGAATGAAATCAAGCATCCAGTTGCGCGTGAAAAAGATATTGAAGAGTTGGATAATTTATTATCAAAACGCACAGAAAAAAGTGCTGCGGTTGTTGCGTTACAGCCGATTAGCCAAAAAAGCGCAGCCACTAAGCTATGTATTGATACCTGTATTGCGCGCAATTGGCGACTTTCCATTCAAACACACAAATATCTCAATATCGCCTGA
- a CDS encoding carbohydrate porin produces the protein MNMKLLAIAISLGLTVPTITLANTNSLSIEQRLALLEQRTLAAEKRAELAEQKAAHLENVLKNNATISQPANDQQIVTKKTSEAPNLIETNSQYGTLKLYGDVEFNTDIASKKGQLTSINTQAGKDKDFGDYDKWGINGRILIGLDGERVLDNKNYAGFSVQPLAKIDGDVSLDDAEFHFGKKESWQIKLGRYEAYDMFPLNQDTFVEYSGNTANDTYSDGFGYIYMMKEGRGRTNSGGSMMFNTKYDNWYFETNLLIEDGTSIFSNSEYHGRKLINKKNVVYVRPVIAWEKDSFKIAAALESNIVNNAYGYEDKNTGQFKDQSKRNGYGLTLGWNNLKNDPTNGLTINWNTAYLDASHETDFTTGANILWRRLQLGYIYAHNDIKSYALNYDNNIDNEVIFGPGKYDIHTLYTSYELPDILDMNNFKIYIGAYYSVIDGKDIEVKNSDKDRYGTRVRFKYLF, from the coding sequence ATGAATATGAAACTACTCGCTATTGCTATTAGCTTGGGATTAACTGTACCAACAATAACCTTAGCTAATACAAACTCTCTATCAATAGAACAACGTTTAGCCCTATTAGAACAACGAACCCTTGCAGCTGAAAAAAGAGCCGAACTTGCTGAACAAAAAGCTGCCCATTTAGAAAATGTATTAAAGAATAATGCTACGATTAGTCAACCAGCTAATGACCAACAAATAGTGACTAAAAAAACATCTGAAGCGCCTAATTTAATTGAAACCAATAGTCAATATGGAACCCTTAAGTTGTATGGTGATGTCGAATTTAATACAGATATTGCTAGTAAAAAAGGACAACTTACTTCAATTAATACCCAAGCAGGAAAAGACAAAGATTTTGGTGACTATGATAAATGGGGAATCAATGGACGAATTCTAATCGGTTTAGATGGTGAACGAGTATTAGATAATAAAAACTATGCGGGTTTTTCTGTCCAACCTCTCGCTAAAATTGATGGAGATGTGAGCTTAGATGATGCTGAATTTCATTTTGGTAAAAAAGAGAGTTGGCAAATAAAGCTAGGTCGCTATGAAGCCTATGATATGTTCCCATTAAATCAAGATACCTTTGTTGAGTATTCAGGCAATACCGCCAATGACACCTATAGCGATGGGTTTGGCTACATTTATATGATGAAAGAAGGTCGAGGAAGAACCAATAGCGGCGGCAGCATGATGTTTAATACGAAATATGACAATTGGTATTTCGAAACAAACCTGCTTATTGAAGATGGTACCAGTATCTTTAGCAATAGTGAGTACCACGGACGAAAACTGATTAATAAAAAGAATGTTGTCTATGTCCGTCCTGTTATCGCTTGGGAAAAAGATAGCTTTAAAATTGCTGCTGCGCTAGAAAGCAATATCGTGAATAATGCCTATGGTTATGAAGATAAAAACACAGGCCAATTTAAAGATCAGTCTAAACGCAATGGCTATGGCTTAACATTGGGCTGGAATAATTTAAAAAATGATCCAACCAATGGCTTGACGATAAATTGGAATACCGCCTATTTAGATGCCAGTCATGAAACTGATTTTACGACAGGTGCAAATATTCTATGGCGTCGTTTACAGTTAGGGTATATCTACGCTCATAATGACATCAAATCCTATGCATTAAATTATGATAACAATATTGATAATGAAGTCATCTTTGGTCCTGGCAAATATGATATTCATACCCTTTATACCTCTTATGAGTTACCGGATATACTTGATATGAATAATTTTAAAATTTATATCGGGGCATACTATTCAGTCATTGATGGAAAAGATATTGAAGTGAAAAATAGCGACAAAGATCGTTACGGCACAAGAGTGAGATTTAAATACTTATTCTAG
- the cysJ gene encoding NADPH-dependent assimilatory sulfite reductase flavoprotein subunit — protein sequence MTKKQSPISALPISVEQLSRLQTAVDDFSSHQLAWLSGYLWGMVNQNTVTNVPMSAEVPQDETITIISASQTGNARRLSEQLRERLISEKLNVNLVNAGDYKFKQISQEKVLVIVASTQGEGEPAEEAVALYKYLHSKKAPNLSGTVYAVFALGDSSYEKFCQAGKDFDTQLSQLGATSLLERIDADVEYQSIAEAWIEDLTQRLKERVPTQSDQQLVVTQAGSVDEIHSSPYTKTAPLTASLLVNQKITGRGSLKDVRHIEIDLGDSGLRYQPGDALGVWFDNDSALVDELIGLLWLTGDEPVQVAEQSYPLRDALIHHLELTQNTHLIVEKYANLAKDDALLGLISDKQALLHYAQTTPIVDMVRQAASQPTAQEFVDILRPITPRLYSIASSQAETEDEVHVTVGVVRYDIDGRARTGGASGFLADRLKEGDEVRIFIEHNDNFRLPADTSKPVIMIGPGTGIAPFRAFMQQRDNEQATGKNWLFFGNPHFVEDFLYQVEWQRYVKDGLLTNISLAWSRDQAQKVYVQDKLREQGEEVWRWIEDGAHIYVCGDANHMARDVEHALLDIISQYGNMDSESADEFLSELRVERRYQRDVY from the coding sequence ATGACAAAAAAACAGTCTCCCATATCGGCATTGCCAATATCGGTGGAACAACTTTCACGTTTGCAGACGGCTGTCGATGACTTTTCATCTCACCAACTCGCTTGGTTGTCTGGTTATTTGTGGGGAATGGTTAATCAAAATACAGTCACTAACGTGCCTATGAGTGCTGAAGTACCACAAGATGAAACTATTACGATTATTTCAGCTTCACAAACAGGGAATGCTCGACGTTTGTCTGAGCAACTGAGAGAACGACTCATAAGTGAAAAACTGAATGTCAACTTAGTTAACGCGGGAGATTATAAATTTAAACAAATCTCACAAGAAAAAGTGTTAGTCATCGTAGCATCAACTCAAGGAGAGGGAGAGCCAGCCGAAGAAGCGGTTGCTTTATATAAGTACTTGCATTCTAAAAAGGCACCCAATTTGAGTGGTACGGTATATGCTGTTTTTGCTTTAGGTGATTCTTCTTATGAAAAGTTTTGCCAAGCAGGGAAAGATTTTGATACTCAATTATCGCAATTAGGCGCGACATCATTGCTTGAGAGGATTGATGCAGATGTCGAGTATCAATCCATCGCTGAAGCATGGATTGAGGATTTGACGCAGCGCCTTAAAGAGCGAGTGCCTACGCAAAGTGATCAGCAATTGGTGGTAACCCAAGCGGGCAGTGTTGATGAAATACATTCATCGCCTTATACAAAGACAGCGCCTCTGACCGCGTCATTACTCGTCAATCAAAAAATTACTGGGCGTGGATCGCTAAAAGATGTTCGTCATATTGAAATAGACCTTGGCGATTCAGGGTTACGTTATCAACCGGGAGATGCTCTAGGTGTGTGGTTCGATAATGATTCAGCCCTTGTCGATGAATTGATAGGCTTATTATGGCTGACAGGTGATGAACCAGTTCAGGTGGCTGAACAATCATATCCATTACGTGATGCATTGATACACCATTTAGAATTGACTCAAAACACACATCTAATTGTTGAAAAATATGCCAATTTAGCAAAAGACGATGCATTACTTGGTTTGATCAGCGATAAACAAGCACTGTTACATTACGCTCAGACAACCCCTATTGTTGATATGGTTAGGCAGGCTGCTTCTCAGCCGACAGCCCAAGAGTTTGTTGATATTCTTCGGCCGATTACTCCAAGACTGTATTCAATTGCCTCTTCACAAGCGGAAACAGAGGATGAAGTACATGTCACTGTAGGGGTTGTACGTTATGACATTGATGGACGAGCTCGTACGGGTGGCGCTTCTGGTTTTTTAGCTGATCGCCTTAAAGAAGGTGACGAGGTACGTATATTCATTGAACATAATGATAACTTTCGCCTTCCAGCTGACACCTCGAAACCCGTCATTATGATAGGCCCAGGAACCGGTATCGCTCCATTTAGAGCCTTTATGCAGCAACGTGATAATGAACAAGCGACGGGTAAAAACTGGTTGTTTTTTGGTAATCCTCACTTTGTTGAAGATTTTCTCTATCAAGTGGAATGGCAGCGCTATGTCAAAGATGGCTTATTGACCAACATTTCATTAGCTTGGTCTCGAGATCAAGCCCAAAAAGTTTATGTACAGGATAAGTTACGCGAACAAGGGGAAGAGGTATGGCGCTGGATTGAAGATGGCGCACATATTTACGTCTGCGGCGATGCGAATCACATGGCACGTGATGTGGAACATGCGTTGTTGGATATTATTAGCCAATACGGCAACATGGATAGTGAATCGGCAGATGAGTTTTTGAGTGAGCTGCGCGTAGAGCGCCGGTATCAGAGGGATGTCTACTAA
- the cysI gene encoding assimilatory sulfite reductase (NADPH) hemoprotein subunit: MSDKKYGPLVVEGKLADSERMKNNSHYLRGTIKEDLKNGLSGGFEGDNFLLIRFHGMYQQDDRDIRAERAEQKLEPRHAMMLRCRLPGGIITPKQWLDIDRFASEHTLYGSVRITNRQTFQFHGILKGDVKPAHQMLHHVGLDALATANDVNRNVLCTSNPVQSELHQQAYEWAKKISEHLLPKTNAYAEIWLDKEKVETTDEEPILGKTYLPRKFKTSVVIPPLNDVDLHANDMNFIAIAENGELIGFNVLVGGGLAMTHGDTATFPRLASEFGFIYLKDTLAVAEAIVTTQRDWGNRTERKNAKTKYTLERVGVETFKQEVERRSGVIFEAIRPYQFTQRGDQIGWLKGIDNHWHLTLFIENGRLIDLPNKPLKTGVAEIAKIHQGDFRLTANQNLIVAGVPETEKARIEAIAREHGLMSAEVTAQRENSMACVSFPTCPLAMAEAERFLPEFVTEVEKIMQSHGIGDEHIVLRVTGCPNGCGRAMLAEVGLVGKALDRYNLHLGGNRIGTRIPRMYRENISSAEILSLLDTLIGDWARGRQAQEGFGDFLIRTDVVKPVLNSAVDFYEVKEAV; encoded by the coding sequence ATGAGCGATAAAAAATACGGGCCTTTGGTCGTAGAAGGCAAACTGGCTGATAGTGAGCGTATGAAAAATAATAGTCATTATCTGCGTGGAACTATCAAAGAAGACCTTAAAAATGGGCTGAGTGGGGGTTTTGAGGGGGATAACTTTCTGCTCATTCGCTTCCACGGTATGTATCAGCAAGATGATCGCGATATTCGCGCGGAACGGGCGGAGCAAAAATTAGAACCTCGCCATGCGATGATGCTACGCTGCAGATTACCAGGTGGAATTATTACGCCAAAGCAATGGTTGGACATCGATAGATTCGCCTCTGAGCATACGTTGTACGGTAGCGTGCGTATTACTAATCGGCAGACCTTTCAATTTCATGGCATTTTAAAAGGGGATGTCAAGCCAGCGCATCAGATGTTACATCACGTCGGGTTGGATGCCTTAGCAACGGCCAATGATGTCAACCGTAATGTGTTATGTACATCTAACCCTGTGCAGTCTGAGTTGCATCAGCAGGCGTATGAATGGGCAAAAAAAATATCGGAGCATCTATTGCCTAAAACCAATGCTTATGCGGAGATTTGGCTTGATAAAGAGAAAGTCGAAACCACAGATGAAGAGCCTATATTAGGGAAAACCTATTTACCGAGAAAATTCAAAACATCGGTAGTGATCCCACCCTTAAATGATGTAGATCTACATGCTAACGACATGAATTTCATAGCGATCGCTGAAAATGGTGAGCTTATCGGTTTTAACGTACTGGTTGGTGGTGGTCTAGCCATGACTCATGGTGATACAGCGACTTTTCCACGGTTAGCCAGTGAGTTCGGGTTTATTTATTTGAAGGATACGTTAGCTGTTGCGGAAGCGATTGTGACGACTCAGCGCGACTGGGGAAATCGTACTGAACGTAAAAACGCCAAAACAAAATACACTCTTGAACGGGTTGGTGTAGAAACATTTAAGCAAGAAGTAGAACGGCGTTCGGGAGTGATATTTGAAGCCATTAGGCCTTATCAATTTACTCAACGTGGTGATCAAATTGGTTGGCTAAAAGGGATAGATAATCATTGGCATTTAACGTTATTTATTGAAAATGGCCGCCTGATTGATTTACCTAATAAGCCCCTAAAGACAGGTGTAGCAGAAATTGCAAAAATTCATCAAGGGGATTTTCGTTTAACGGCAAACCAAAATTTAATTGTTGCTGGTGTACCTGAAACGGAAAAAGCCCGTATTGAGGCGATTGCCCGTGAACATGGTTTGATGAGTGCAGAAGTGACTGCGCAGCGTGAAAACTCAATGGCTTGTGTTTCTTTCCCAACGTGTCCACTGGCGATGGCAGAGGCCGAGCGTTTTTTACCTGAATTTGTCACTGAGGTTGAAAAAATCATGCAATCACACGGCATTGGTGATGAGCATATTGTTTTACGCGTTACGGGGTGCCCAAATGGATGTGGTCGAGCAATGCTGGCGGAAGTTGGGCTCGTGGGTAAAGCACTCGACAGATACAATTTACATTTAGGGGGAAACCGGATTGGTACTCGCATTCCTCGTATGTATCGTGAAAACATTAGTTCAGCCGAAATTTTATCTCTTTTAGATACCTTGATTGGTGATTGGGCTAGAGGGCGTCAAGCACAAGAAGGATTTGGTGATTTCTTAATACGCACGGATGTGGTGAAGCCGGTGCTGAACTCTGCGGTTGATTTCTATGAGGTTAAGGAGGCCGTATGA
- the queD gene encoding 6-carboxytetrahydropterin synthase QueD, with protein sequence MRTSIYKDFHFEAAHRLPYVPEGHKCGRLHGHSFMVRLELTGEIDEKTGWLIDFSDVKEAFKPILDQLDHYYLNDIEGLENPTSEVLASWIWHKTKPLLPLLSAVTVKETCNAGCIYRGE encoded by the coding sequence ATGAGAACAAGTATCTATAAAGATTTTCATTTTGAAGCAGCCCATAGGCTTCCTTATGTTCCTGAAGGTCACAAATGCGGGCGCCTCCATGGACATTCTTTCATGGTGAGACTAGAGCTCACAGGTGAAATCGATGAGAAAACAGGCTGGCTAATTGATTTTAGTGATGTTAAAGAAGCGTTTAAGCCAATTTTAGATCAGCTCGATCACTATTATTTAAATGATATTGAAGGCCTCGAAAACCCAACCAGTGAAGTCTTGGCAAGTTGGATTTGGCATAAAACCAAACCCCTATTACCTTTATTAAGCGCCGTAACGGTGAAAGAAACCTGTAATGCTGGATGTATTTATCGCGGCGAATAG
- a CDS encoding amino acid permease, translated as MQSSKTNQLRKGLSVRHIRFMALGSAIGTGLFYGSASAIQAAGPAVLIAYMIGGAAVFMVMRALGEMAVHNPVPGSFSHYASHYMGPLAGFLTGWNYVFEMLVVCLADITAFGMYMGFWFPHVDQWIWVLSIVLFIGALNLCHVKIFGELEFWLSIVKVTAIIAMIVGGAFLMFYGFGKETDHAVGIQNLWEHGGFMPNGIAGVIASLAIVMFAFGGIEVIGITASEAQNPEKTIPKAINAVPIRILLFYGLTLFILMCIYPWNQIGQNGSPFVQIFSSLNITSAANILNIVVITAAISAINSDIFGAGRMMYGMAQDKQAPRVFTKLTRNGVPWVTVLVMSVVMLLGVYLNYLLPERIFVIIASIATFATVWVWLMILLSQVAMRRQMSKEDVKKLKFPVPFWPIGPAITIAFMVFVIALLGFFKETQVALLVGCIWVVILTVAYFIMRSFQHNQTNNN; from the coding sequence ATGCAAAGTAGTAAAACAAATCAACTCAGAAAGGGATTGAGTGTCAGACACATTCGCTTTATGGCTTTAGGGTCAGCGATTGGTACCGGCCTGTTTTATGGTTCTGCTTCAGCGATACAAGCAGCAGGCCCAGCCGTTTTAATTGCTTATATGATTGGTGGGGCCGCCGTTTTTATGGTCATGCGCGCGCTCGGTGAAATGGCTGTTCATAACCCTGTTCCAGGCTCATTTTCCCACTATGCAAGCCATTATATGGGCCCACTAGCTGGCTTTTTAACTGGTTGGAACTATGTTTTCGAAATGCTTGTTGTCTGCCTAGCGGATATCACCGCTTTCGGTATGTATATGGGCTTTTGGTTCCCGCATGTAGACCAATGGATATGGGTGCTAAGCATTGTGTTATTTATTGGTGCACTAAACCTATGCCACGTTAAAATATTCGGCGAGCTAGAATTCTGGTTATCCATCGTGAAAGTCACGGCGATCATTGCAATGATTGTCGGTGGTGCGTTCTTAATGTTTTATGGTTTTGGCAAAGAAACTGACCATGCTGTTGGTATTCAAAACCTCTGGGAACACGGGGGTTTCATGCCGAATGGCATCGCGGGTGTCATCGCTTCTTTAGCTATTGTCATGTTTGCATTTGGTGGTATTGAAGTCATTGGTATCACAGCAAGTGAAGCACAAAACCCAGAAAAAACCATCCCAAAAGCAATCAATGCCGTGCCGATTCGTATCTTGTTATTCTATGGATTAACACTCTTTATTTTAATGTGCATCTACCCATGGAACCAAATCGGGCAAAATGGCAGTCCATTCGTACAAATTTTTTCTAGCTTAAATATTACTTCTGCTGCCAACATACTTAATATCGTGGTGATTACCGCGGCGATTTCCGCCATTAACAGTGATATTTTTGGTGCGGGTCGAATGATGTATGGTATGGCTCAAGATAAGCAAGCCCCAAGAGTTTTCACTAAACTCACCCGCAATGGTGTACCTTGGGTGACCGTGCTTGTGATGTCCGTTGTCATGCTCCTCGGTGTCTATCTAAATTACCTTCTACCTGAGCGAATTTTCGTGATTATTGCGTCAATTGCGACTTTTGCAACTGTCTGGGTATGGTTAATGATCTTGCTTTCGCAAGTTGCGATGCGCCGACAAATGAGCAAAGAAGACGTTAAGAAACTTAAATTCCCAGTGCCATTCTGGCCAATAGGTCCTGCAATAACAATTGCATTTATGGTATTTGTTATCGCATTACTTGGCTTCTTTAAAGAAACACAAGTGGCTTTACTGGTTGGCTGTATTTGGGTTGTAATACTCACTGTCGCCTATTTTATTATGCGTTCATTCCAACATAACCAAACAAATAACAATTAA